The Narcine bancroftii isolate sNarBan1 unplaced genomic scaffold, sNarBan1.hap1 Scaffold_104, whole genome shotgun sequence genome contains a region encoding:
- the LOC138750192 gene encoding uncharacterized protein, with protein sequence MGIMSSKEESPGSGCEHQIATYSPLGLMLSEWGTGKTRGKDKLTMVGYCCIEWVKYPVKGSSVYWPKFGSEDEWMCQALNIWLYQNQKDNVESREYAACWLKGPIEQLVLNEKEFSDKREEEPFVPESQGWDVLHSLPPPYVPPMPAPIFPSPPMTYPSAPPPPPPPLEKKEENRSGMVTRSQSARLPPPLTVEVEHCNSEQREIPQEEVAEPCDSLLREQEHKSKKPEISWMRPLREVPVGEGLGFVNVPLTSTEVRNFKKELISLIEDPQGCAEQLDQFLGPNIYIIWGSRHRIPSRGTIGTNRFCYQLSPRH encoded by the coding sequence atgggaataatgagtagcaaggaagagagtcctggttcaggatgtgaacaccagatagctacgtacagcccgcttgggttgatgttatctgagtggggcacgggaaagacccgtgggaaagacaaactgacaatggtcgggtattgttgtattgaatgggttaaatacccggttaaagggagctccgtgtactggccaaagttcggatccgaggatgaatggatgtgtcaagctttgaacatctggctctatcaaaaccagaaagacaatgttgagagcagggaatatgcagcctgctggctcaagggacccattgaacaactggttttgaatgagaaagaattcagtgataagagagaggaggaaccttttgtccctgaatcacagggttgggatgtgttacattccctccctccaccttatgttcctcctatgccggctcctatctttccttcccctcctatgacctacccttctgcacctccccctcctcccccaccactagagaagaaagaggagaaccggagtggtatggtgactcgctcacaaagcgctcgattaccacctccgttgacagtagaggtagaacattgtaattcagaacagcgtgagatccctcaggaagaagtggcagaaccctgcgattcacttctcagggaacaggaacacaaatctaagaaaccagaaattagctggatgcgacccctgcgggaggttcccgtgggagaaggtctggggttcgtaaatgtgcccctgaccagcactgaagtacgtaatttcaagaaagaattaatctccctgatagaagatccccagggatgtgccgaacagttagaccaatttttgggaccaaatatatatattatatgggggtctcgacatagaatccccagcaggggaacaattggtactaacaggttttgttaccaactcagccccagacattag